One Hemibagrus wyckioides isolate EC202008001 linkage group LG07, SWU_Hwy_1.0, whole genome shotgun sequence DNA segment encodes these proteins:
- the LOC131356204 gene encoding uncharacterized protein LOC131356204, translated as MATGSQETSLILCDLIQKSQLISEGPPARYRLIAEERNLDEDGSVRKWTFGQRDIDMQNKILLMVGETGTGKTTLINVMVNYILGVKFTDEVWFEITEEGGDNQMLNQTKSQTTEITVYEVFVKDNPICLTIIDTPGYGDTRGVEYDKQIAENLYKLFRSDTGVKEIDAVCLVVKASENRLTDRQHYIFDAVFSLFGKDIENSIVIFITHSDGMPPKDALNAIKRAGIPCRKNKENVPEHFLFNNRQTEERRPEYNRALQAIWDLTADSLKYFFSSLKEQNRKSLEQTESVLIQSKRLEACISNLQNRIASVECKVNELTQIQKALEENQEKIKKKENFTFTVIKSYKKYVSLSRNASWWDRKVTSCTVCKENCHEYNCWLAPSALWCEVIKNGYCTSCTGKCHFTKHVRESKKYVTCSEKSIVTLEDFKKQYESSNNSATDIKFDSKAYENKKEEEEKMIMEMNLKEELTKTEKEKAELVEEAYNTIMKLSEISLKPDSDLIFQCLDFLIPRTEETGREDLAQKLRELRKLQPETQETIL; from the exons ATGGCTACAGG ATCTCAAGAGACATCACTTATTCTATGCGATTTAATCCAGAAGAGTCAATTAATCAGTGAAGGTCCACCTGCACGATATCGTCTCATCGCAGAAGAAAGAAATCTCGATGAAGATGGCTCAGTGAGAAAATGGACATTTGGACAGCGAGACATTGATATGCAAAACAAAATCCTACTGATGGTAGGAGAAACTGGAACAGGCAAAACTACTCTGATCAATGTCATGGTAAATTATATACTCGGGGTGAAGTTTACAGATGAAGTGTGGTTTGAGAttacagaagagggaggagatAATCAAATGTTAAATCAGACAAAAAGTCAAACAACTGAAATCACTGTGTATGAGGTCTTTGTTAAAGACAACCCAATCTGTCTTACTATCATTGACACTCCAGGTTATGGAGACACCAGGGGAGTAGAATATGACAAACAGATCGCTGAGAATCTGTACAAACTGTTTCGCAGTGACACTGGAGTGAAAGAAATTGATgcagtgtgtctggtagtgaaggCATCTGAGAATCGGCTCACTGACAGACAGCACTACATCTTTGATGCAGTTTTTTCCTTATTTGGTAAAGATATAGAGAACAGCATTGTCATATTTATCACTCACTCAGATGGAATGCCTCCAAAAGATGCTCTTAATGCCATTAAGAGAGCAGGGATTCCCtgcaggaaaaataaagaaaatgtaccAGAGCATTTCTTATTCAACAATCGTCAAACTGAAGAAAGGAGACCGGAGTATAACAGAGCTCTCCAGGCAATTTGGGATCTAACAGCAGACAGTTTGAAATATTTCTTCTCCTCCCtgaaagaacagaacagaaaaagctTAGAGCAGACTGAGAGTGTTCTGATTCAGTCCAAACGACTTGAAGCCTGtatttctaatctacaaaaccGCATTGCTTCTGTAGAGTGCAAAGTTAATGAACTGACTCAGATCCAGAAAGCCCTTGAGGAAAACCAAGAAAAGATTAAGAAAAAGGAAAACTTTACTTTTACTGTCATCAAGTCCTACAAAAAGTATGTTTCCCTTTCCCGAAATGCTTCATGGTGGGACAGAAAGGTCACCAGTTGCACTGTATGTAAGGAGAACTGTCATGAATATAACTGCTGGTTGGCTCCCAGTGCTCTGTGGTGTGAAGTCATTAAAAATGGCTATTGCACTTCATGCACAGGTAAATGTCATTTCACTAAACATgtcagagagagcaagaaataTGTTACATGCAGTGAAAAAAGCATAGTGACACTTGAGGATTTTAAAAAGCAATATGAAAGCAGCAATAATTCAGCAACAGATATAAAGTTTGACTCAAAGGCCTATGAAAacaagaaagaggaagaggagaagatgaTCATGGAGATGAACCTGAAAGAAGAACTGACCAAAaccgaaaaagaaaaagctgagtTGGTGGAAGAAGCCTACAACACAATCATGAAACTGTCTGAGATTTCTTTAAAACCAGACTCTGATTTGATTTTTCAGTGTCTTGACTTCTTGATCCCTCGAACTGAGGAAACCGGAAGAGAAGATCTTGCTCAGAAACTAAGAGAGCTGAGGAAACTTCAGCCTGAAACACAAGAAacaatactgtaa
- the LOC131355677 gene encoding uncharacterized protein LOC131355677: METKSQESSSTVYDLVQKSQLISEGPPARYRLLTTRSNLDEEGLVRKWTFGQRCVNMQNKILLMVGETGTGKTTLINAMANYILGVRFTDDVWFEITEEGGDNHMSDQSKSQTIKITVYEVFSQHNPICLTIIDTPGYGDTRGTKYDKQIADNLSKLFRNDTGVKEIDAVCLVVKASENRLTDRQHYIFDAVFSLFGKDIENNIVIFVTHSDGMPPKDALNAIMNAAIACRKNKENVPEHFLFNNRQTEERRPEYNRALQATWDLAADSLKYFFSSLKEQNRKSLEQTENVLIQSKRLEACISNLQSRIEFVEDKVNELTQIQKALEENQEKIKKKENFTFTVIKSYKKYVSLSRNASWRDRKVTSCTVCKENCHEYNCWLTPNALWCDVIKREYCTSCTGKCHFTKHVRESKKYVIDKKKTTMTYNDLNRILQFKRNNNPQSDINFDSESFESVKRDLQCKKKQEEEKLRIERRLNEELIKTVKEKTDLLEEAYTTIMELSEIALKTDSAFIVQSLDFLIPRAVETGEYFLAQKLRELREIPPESKERVNAAMAYARAGISKLFLGYK, translated from the exons ATGGAAACTAA ATCTCAAGAGTCATCATCAACTGTATATGATTTAGTCCAAAAGAGTCAGTTAATCAGTGAAGGTCCACCTGCACGATATCGTCTCCTCACAACCAGAAGTAATCTTGATGAAGAAGGCTTAGTGAGAAAATGGACATTTGGACAGCGATGTGTCAATATGCAAAACAAAATCCTACTGATGGTAGGAGAAACTGGAACAGGCAAAACTACTCTGATCAATGCCATGGCAAATTATATACTTGGGGTGAGGTTTACAGATGACGTGTGGTTTGAAAttacagaagagggaggagatAATCACATGTCAGATCAGTCAAAAAGTCAAACTATTAAAATCACTGTGTATGAGGTCTTTTCCCAACACAACCCAATCTGTCTTACTATCATTGACACTCCAGGTTATGGAGACACCAGAGGAACAAAATATGACAAACAGATTGCTGACAACCTTAGTAAACTGTTCCGCAATGACACTGGAGTGAAAGAAATTGATgcagtgtgtctggtagtgaaggCATCTGAGAATCGGCTCACTGACAGACAGCACTACATCTTTGATGCAGTTTTTTCCTTATTTGGTAAAGATATAGAGAACAACATTGTCATATTTGTCACTCACTCAGATGGAATGCCTCCAAAAGATGCTCTTAACGCTATCATGAATGCAGCAATAGCCtgcaggaaaaataaagaaaatgtaccAGAGCATTTCTTATTCAACAATCGTCAAACTGAGGAAAGGAGACCGGAGTATAACAGAGCTCTCCAGGCAACTTGGGATCTAGCAGCAGACAGTTTGAAATATTTCTTCTCCTCCCtgaaagaacagaacagaaaaagctTAGAGCAGACTGAAAATGTTTTGATTCAGTCCAAACGACTTGAAGCCTGTATTTCTAATCTACAAAGCCGTATTGAGTTCGTAGAGGACAAAGTTAATGAACTGACTCAGATCCAGAAAGCCCTTGAGGAAAACCAAGAAAAGATTAAGAAAAAGGAAAACTTTACTTTTACTGTCATCAAGTCCTACAAAAAATATGTTTCCCTTTCCCGAAATGCTTCATGGCGGGACAGAAAGGTCACCAGTTGCACTGTATGTAAGGAGAACTGTCATGAATATAACTGCTGGTTGACCCCCAATGCTTTGTGGTGTGACGTCATTAAAAGAGAGTACTGCACTTCATGCACAGGTAAATGTCATTTCACTAAACATgtcagagagagcaagaaatatgttatagacaaaaaaaagaccACAATGACATATAATGATCTCAATAGAATTCTacaattcaaaagaaacaatAATCCACAATCAGATATCAACTTTGACTCAGAGTCCTTTGAAAGTGTAAAACGGGACCTGCAATgcaaaaagaaacaggaagaggaGAAGTTAAGGATAGAGAGGAGACTGAATGAAGAACTGATCAAGACTGTAAAGGAGAAGACTGATCTGCTGGAAGAAGCCTACACCACCATCATGGAACTGTCTGAGATTGCTTTAAAGACAGACTCTGCTTTCATTGTTCAGTCTCTTGACTTCTTGATCCCTCGAGCTGTGGAAACTGGAGAATACTTTCTTGCTCAGAAACtgagagagctgagagagaTTCCACCTGAATCAAAGGAAAGAGTTAATGCTGCAATGGCATATGCAAGAGCAGGTATCAGTAAACTGTTCCTGggatataaatga